One region of Anaeromyxobacter paludicola genomic DNA includes:
- a CDS encoding P-II family nitrogen regulator, with the protein MKKVEAIIKPFKLDEVKQALSEVGVAGLTATEVKGFGRQKGHTELYRGAEYVVDFLPKVKVEVVVSDQLVGRVVEVIERAAKTGRIGDGKIFVVPVEEVVRIRTGERGEEAL; encoded by the coding sequence GTGAAGAAGGTCGAAGCCATCATCAAGCCGTTCAAGCTGGACGAGGTGAAGCAGGCGCTCTCCGAGGTCGGGGTCGCCGGCCTCACCGCCACCGAGGTGAAGGGCTTCGGCCGTCAGAAGGGGCACACCGAGCTCTACCGGGGCGCCGAGTACGTCGTGGACTTCCTCCCCAAGGTCAAGGTGGAGGTGGTGGTCTCCGACCAGCTCGTCGGCCGCGTGGTCGAGGTGATCGAGCGCGCCGCCAAGACCGGCCGCATCGGCGACGGCAAGATCTTCGTGGTCCCGGTGGAGGAGGTCGTCCGCATCCGCACCGGCGAGCGCGGCGAAGAGGCGCTCTAG
- a CDS encoding two-component system sensor histidine kinase NtrB, producing MARAPKLPALPATLARAALDSLGDAVVVVGADGGVLHVNPAAEELFGHSRERAVGLPARALPGGAQLAMLAERVRVSQQGARIDFPAPHDSGISIGAEASPLFDGPTCAGAVIAMRVPRQGERALDFEALAAGLAHEIKNPLAGLQGSAELLAREAEGPARQYALVIAREAKRVDGLVRELLDLARPAALATGPVNVHTVLGDVMLLARGIPGADPVKLVQRFDPSLPSVRADQEKLTQVVLNLVRNAVEAVAGASAPEVVLETTMSPLRLREASGRSRPMMRLSVLDNGPGISDAMLPRLFTPFATGKPHGTGLGLAISRRIVEAHGGRIDVKNRHGGGAEASVYLPLDV from the coding sequence TTGGCGAGAGCCCCCAAGCTCCCGGCGCTCCCGGCGACGCTGGCCCGGGCGGCGCTCGACTCGCTCGGCGACGCGGTGGTGGTGGTGGGCGCCGACGGCGGCGTCCTCCACGTCAACCCGGCGGCGGAGGAGCTCTTCGGGCACAGCCGCGAGCGGGCGGTCGGCCTGCCGGCCCGCGCCCTGCCCGGCGGCGCCCAGCTCGCGATGCTGGCGGAGCGGGTGCGCGTCTCGCAGCAGGGGGCGCGCATCGACTTCCCGGCCCCCCACGACAGCGGCATCTCCATCGGCGCCGAGGCGAGCCCGCTCTTCGACGGGCCCACCTGCGCCGGCGCGGTCATCGCCATGCGCGTGCCGCGACAGGGGGAGCGGGCGCTCGACTTCGAGGCGCTGGCGGCCGGCCTGGCGCACGAGATCAAGAATCCTCTCGCGGGGTTGCAGGGATCGGCGGAGCTGCTCGCGCGCGAGGCCGAGGGGCCCGCGCGGCAGTACGCGCTCGTCATCGCCCGCGAGGCGAAGCGGGTGGACGGGCTGGTGCGCGAGCTGCTCGACCTGGCCCGCCCGGCCGCGCTCGCCACCGGGCCGGTGAACGTCCACACCGTGCTCGGCGACGTGATGCTGCTGGCGCGCGGCATCCCCGGGGCCGACCCGGTCAAGCTGGTCCAGCGCTTCGACCCCTCGCTGCCATCGGTGAGGGCCGACCAGGAGAAGCTCACGCAGGTGGTGCTCAACCTGGTGCGGAACGCCGTCGAGGCGGTCGCCGGCGCCTCCGCGCCCGAGGTGGTGCTCGAGACCACCATGTCGCCGCTCCGGCTGCGCGAGGCGAGCGGCCGGAGCCGGCCGATGATGCGGCTCTCGGTGCTCGACAACGGGCCCGGGATCTCCGACGCCATGCTGCCGCGGCTCTTCACCCCCTTCGCCACCGGGAAGCCGCACGGCACCGGCCTCGGGCTCGCCATCTCGCGCCGCATCGTGGAGGCGCACGGCGGGCGCATCGACGTGAAGAACCGGCACGGCGGCGGGGCCGAGGCGAGCGTGTACCTGCCGCTCGACGTCTAG
- a CDS encoding pirin family protein yields the protein MQLAHVPAEKRYGFKEGWLETRWHFSFDHYYDPANVRFGALRVFNDDRIAPDSGFDRHPHREMEIVTVMLAGTLEHRDSSGGSARLVAGDVQRMSAGTGIAHSERNPSKSEATHLLQIWVLPDTPGLRPGYEQRRFERAARRGRLERVVTRDPGPGELKIHQDVDFYLGTLVPEVELEHRVRPGRRQYLFVIEGAVALDGTRLEEGDQGRITGAEALRLRALGKEAEVILIDLA from the coding sequence ATGCAACTTGCCCACGTTCCTGCGGAAAAGCGGTACGGGTTCAAGGAGGGCTGGCTCGAGACCCGCTGGCACTTCTCCTTCGACCACTACTACGACCCCGCGAACGTCCGGTTCGGCGCGCTGCGCGTCTTCAACGACGACCGGATCGCGCCCGACTCCGGCTTCGACCGCCACCCCCACCGCGAGATGGAGATCGTGACCGTGATGCTGGCCGGGACCCTCGAGCACCGGGACAGCTCGGGCGGCTCGGCGCGGCTCGTGGCCGGCGATGTCCAGCGCATGTCGGCAGGGACCGGGATCGCCCATTCGGAGCGGAACCCTAGCAAGAGCGAGGCCACCCACCTCTTGCAGATCTGGGTGCTGCCCGACACCCCCGGCCTCCGCCCCGGCTACGAGCAGCGCCGGTTCGAGCGGGCCGCGCGCCGGGGGCGGCTCGAGCGCGTCGTCACCCGCGACCCCGGGCCGGGCGAGCTGAAGATCCACCAGGACGTGGATTTTTACCTGGGCACCCTGGTGCCGGAGGTGGAGCTGGAACACCGCGTCCGGCCAGGGCGGCGGCAGTACCTGTTCGTCATCGAGGGGGCGGTGGCGCTGGACGGGACCCGCCTGGAGGAGGGGGACCAGGGCCGGATCACCGGCGCCGAGGCGCTGCGGCTCCGGGCGCTGGGGAAGGAGGCGGAGGTGATCCTGATCGACCTCGCGTGA